A window from Triticum aestivum cultivar Chinese Spring chromosome 6D, IWGSC CS RefSeq v2.1, whole genome shotgun sequence encodes these proteins:
- the LOC123145501 gene encoding photosynthetic NDH subunit of subcomplex B 4, chloroplastic, producing MASSLLKPHSHCSALPSGRSGGLHGGSCPATARVVQGPAGRRGDALKARAFPLDVVPLMVTMVEHVDNQRDWVVTKSIWHLSDTAIKSFYTFYAMFTVWGVCFFASMKDPFYDSEHYRGQGGDGTVHWYYDRQEDIEATARGDLLREELLEEIEQRVGGLRELEDAGMEGELEEAK from the exons ATGGCGTCGTCGTTGCTGAAGCCACACTCCCACTGCTCCGCTCTGCCGTCCGGTAGAAGCGGCGGCCTACACGGCGGCAGCTGCCCCGCGACTGCGCGCGTAGTGCAGGGGCCAGCCGGGAGGAGGGGCGACGCGCTGAAGGCGAGGGCGTTCCCGCTGGACGTGGTGCCGCTGATGGTGACGATGGTGGAGCACGTCGACAACCAGAGGGACTGGGTTGTCACCAAGTCCATCTGGCATCTCAGCGACACGGCCATCAAGAGCTTCT ACACGTTCTACGCCATGTTCACGGTCTGGGGCGTCTGCTTTTTCGCGTCCATGAAG GATCCGTTCTACGACAGCGAGCATTACAGGGGGCAAGGGGGTGATGGCACGGTGCACTGGTACTACGATCGG CAAGAGGACATCGAAGCGACCGCGAGGGGGGATCTGCTGAGGGAGGAGCTGCTTGAGGAGATCGAGCAGAGGGTCGGAGGGCTGAGGGAGCTCGAGGACGCGGGAATGGAGGGGGAGCTCGAGGAAGCCAAGTAG